The Euphorbia lathyris chromosome 3, ddEupLath1.1, whole genome shotgun sequence genome contains a region encoding:
- the LOC136223480 gene encoding uncharacterized protein, with translation MNRSTRLVTGLIMTGSLGFCIDEIHAGYMNRPTRFVTGVNSPDLHRFVAGTIGFGSFDPQKTLTCNDIQFSSPRFSQIGSFATNSINTLRHELNTPAMDPYHPESSGPPPVSEDFFHIENPNPNMEPLSEGIVDVAAELREEHGEVAVSGGEPERRELPEELSKNVVVLTCESTVKGGSCDVYLIGTCHGSEESCKQVQAVIQFLKPQVVYLELCCQRVNLLTSQNVEVGVNRSEFRVAVEEASAYGGEVFLGDWHQAITLWRTWAKMPLWHKIKFFYCFLLHAVFQPSPDDLSKMPNKMDAFDKFNKEFPTMMETLVHERDQVMSFYLLKVASKHSSVVAVVGKGHLEGIKKRWKQPVEEKHLRELMEMPSEKTGVSVVTSLSVAVAAATIASRIYFRCKK, from the exons ATGAATCGGTCGACTCGCCTTGTCACCGGATTGATTATGACTGGGTCACTTGGCTTTTGCATTGATGAAATTCATGCCGGATATATGAATCGGCCAACTCGCTTTGTCACCGGAGTGAATTCGCCGGACTTACACCGGTTCGTAGCTGGCACTATCGGATTCGGTTCCTTCGACCCTCAAAAGACCCTCACCTGCAACGACATTCAGTTCTCATCTCCGAGATTCTCCCAAATCGGCTCATTTGCAACCAATTCCATCAATACCCTTAGGCACGAACTTAACACTCCGGCCATGGACCCGTATCACCCGGAATCATCGGGCCCGCCTCCTGTTTCCGAAGATTTTTTTCACATCGAAAACCCTAATCCGAATATGGAACCTTTAAGTGAGGGCATTGTTGATGTCGCTGCTGAGCTGAGAGAGGAACACGGTGAAGTTGCAGTTAGTGGTGGTGAGCCGGAAAGGAGGGAGCTACCGGAGGAACTTTCTAAAAACGTGGTGGTTCTGACGTGCGAGTCAACTGTTAAGGGTGGATCGTGCGACGTGTATTTGATTGGCACCTGTCATGGTTCGGAG GAATCATGTAAACAAGTTCAAGCTGTAATACAATTCTTGAAACCTCAG GTTGTCTATCTTGAGTTATGTTGTCAACGGGTGAATTTGCTTACTTCTCAAAATGTAGAG GTTGGGGTTAATCGTTCTGAATTTCGTGTGGCTGTTGAAGAAGCAAGTGCATATGGTGGCGAAGTTTTCTTAGGTGATTGGCATCAAGCA ATTACACTTTGGAGGACATGGGCGAAAATGCCTCTTTGGCATAAGATAAAGTTCTTCTACTGTTTCCTTTTGCACGCGGTTTTTCAACCAAGCCCCGACGACCTTAGCAAAATG CCAAACAAAATGGatgcttttgacaagttcaataAGGAGTTCCCCACTATGATGGAGACCCTTGTGCATGAGCGAGACCA GGTCATGTCTTTCTATCTACTGAAAGTTGCTAGTAAACATAGTTCAGTGGTTGCAGTTGTTGGGAAGGGGCATTTGGAGGGAATTAAGAAGCGCTGGAAACAGCCTGTTGAG GAAAAGCATCTGAGGGAGCTTATGGAAATGCCATCGGAGAAAACTGGTGTTTCAGTTGTCACGTCACTCAGTGTTGCTGTGGCTGCCGCGACAATTGCCTCCCGCATTTATTTTAGATGCAAGAAATAG